In the genome of Kallotenue papyrolyticum, the window AATCCTCCGGCTCCATCATAAAGGCCGTTGGCGAGGTCTCGGTCAGGCCGTAGCCACCACCGAAGGCCAGGCCGCGCCGCTTGAAGGCTTCGACCACCTCCAGGGGGCAGCGGTCGCCGCCGTTGTAGAAGAAGCGTACGCTTGAGAGATCGGTAGCGTCGAAGCGTGGGCTGGCCAGCAGCATCTGGAAGATCGCCGGCACGCCCATGACCACAGTGACGCGTTCGCGCTCGATCAGGCGCAGCGCCTCCTCAGGCTCGAAGCGACGCGGCAGCACCACGCGCCCGCCCAGCAACAGGATTGGCAGCGTAAACAGGCCGATCCCGCCAACATGGACCAGCGGCAGCAGCGTGATCGCCACATCATCGGCGGTCAGGCGCAGCGGCACAATGTCGTTGATCGCGTTCCAGAACTGGTTGGCGTGCGTCAGCACCGCGCCCTTGGGCTTGCCGGTGGTGCCCGAGGTATAGACCATCAGCAGCGGACGATCCCAGGGCAGTGGCGCGTCCGGCTCGTCGTCCGGCTGGCCGGCGATCAGTTCGTGGTATGCGCGGGCATGCGCGCGCGCCGCATCGCTCAGGACAAAGACGCGCTCGACGCCGGTCTGCTCGCGCAGCGCGTCGATCATCTCGGCTTGCTCCTCGCCCACGAACAGCACCCCGACGCCACTATCCGCGATCTGATAGGCCAGCTCCGGCACGCTCAGCCGGTAGTTCAACGCCACAACCACCACGCCCAGCTTGCCCGCGGCGAAGAGCAGCGTCAGAAAACGCGGATCGTTCAGCGCCAGGATGCCGATACGGTCACCCTCGCGCAGCCCTAGCGCGCGTAGCCCATGCGCCGCCTGATTAGCGGCCCGGTTCAGATCGCCATAGCTGTAGTTCCGCTCGGGCGTGGTCAGCGCAATGCGGCGCGGATGCAGCTCAGCGTGACGTTGCAACCAGAATCCGATGCCGTACATAGTTCAGCTTCCCTCATGTCCATGGTCGAAACACCTACGTTCTCGCACGCGACGCCTATGGTGCCGGCGTACGCGCATTGTAATCGAATGCGGTGATGCGGTTCGAGATTAGCGCATTGATGAAGATCTTGCCGTTGCCGCTCGTCACATGCTCGGCCGAAAAGAGCCCGCCCGGTCGCGTGCCCAGGTGCGGATCGAGCCAGTAGCCAAGGAAGGGTGGCTTGATCTGCCCTGTGCTATCGGGCACAGAGGCAGCCGGATTATCGTAGGCGCGGGCGATCATGTTGAAGCCGTCGCCAACCAGCAGGTCGCCGTTGGCCGCGTCGTAGTCGACCCCGACTGGCAGGAAGAACTCGGTGGCGTTGATCGATGCTGGATGATCGTACGTACCACCGCCCTCGCCGATCTTACCAATGTAGGCTCCGGTGCTGCTGTTCAGCACCTGAATGCGCTGATTACGCCGATCGACGACGTAGACGCGGTCGCCGTGTGCGACCACATCCTGAATCTGGTCGAATGTACCGGCCGCGCCTTCCTTGAAGAAATTGACGCCCAACGACCAATTCGCTCCGCTATCCGACCCCTTGGTTGTGTCCGGCCCGCCCTTGACCCAGGCCACACTGAGCGTGCGAGCTGAGCGGTTGTATGCGAACTTCCACACGTAGCCGAGGTGGCTAGTTACGTACACGCCGAAGATGGCGTTGCTGCTGTTCTCCAGGCGAATGTCGACTGCCACAGGATAGTTGTCGTTGGTGAAGGCGATCGCCGGGACGCTCCGGCCCGACGTCCGGTAGGTCAGGTTATACACGCTGTCGTAGCTGCCGGCTTCGTCATAGATGCGCAGCGAGCTGTCGCCGGTGTAGGGATAGGGCAGCGAGGCATCCGACGCCACCAATACCCCAACCTCATAGGGGTTGCCCCCGACGGTCGGCTGGTACACGTCAAGCCCGGTGACGCCATAGCCGATGGTACTGCCCGAGAAGAGCCCCAGATACTGGCCAGTGCTGCCGTACATGTTGATGCGGGTGTTCGGCGTATCGCTGACCAGCAGCACGTTGCTTTGGGTGCCCGTGCTCGGCAGCAGCCTCATGCCACCCACGGCATGGAGTTGTCCGCTGAGTGTGCGTGGATGCCCCCAGAACTCATGGTGGGGCGCACCGCCGACAGTTTCTGAGACTGAGCAGCGTAGGATGCGCGAGTGGTCGGGCGCGATCCAGCATTTCTTGATGCGATGATTGCCCGAATCGCTAACGAGCACGACCGGTGCTCCACTGTAGAAAGTTCCCCAGGCCCAGACGTCCTCGGTGTACCATGTGCCGCTCGCCGTCTGCAACGGCACGATATCGTTCGGAAGCTGGAAGGCCGCGTCCTCCGTTAGCGCCGTCGCGGGTGTCCGCATTTCAACCTGGTGGATGCCGAGCCGTCCGTAGGCCCAGCTCACCGTCGCGTCGCTGCTCAGCGATGCGCGATACCTGACCGTCCCAGAGCCGGACGATGCCAGGTTGGGGAACTTGAGAATACGCCCGTTGAAGGTGTCGGCGACATAGAGATTCCCGCGCCGATCGGTGCGCACGCCCCGTGGTCGCTTCAGATGGTCCGCGCTACTGCCGCTCTTGAAGTAGCCCAGCATATCAACCAGCGTGAGCGCGCCGCTACTCTGGTTGATCTCGTAGATCTTGATGCGATTGTTGCCATTATCGCAGACAAACAGATACTCGCGCGTGCCGTCGGGCGATCGCCAGTAGGTCAGACCCTGCGGAATCCGAAAGCCGTGGAGCTTGTCCGGCGCACCTACGTAGTCGTCGTACATCGTCGAGTCGGTGCCGTAATTCTTGTCCACACCGCGAATAATCGGCCCCGCCGGTACATAGTTCCCGCTCGCATCGGTCCAGCCCAGGGTCGTCACCAGCTGGGCAGTGTAGGTATGCGGATCGAGGCGAAAGCCCTTGACGCGATGATTGAATTCGTCGGATACGTAGGCGAAACCGCTAGGCGTCACGACGAGATTGCGGGGAAGCTTCAGATCGGTGCCGCCCCCGCTTCCCTCTTGCCCGAAGGAATTGACGTAGTAGAACGTATCGGGATTCGAGCTATCGGTGCGGTAGAAGTGGATGCGATGGCTGCCGATATCGTTGACATACAGCCCGGCCAGGCGATCGTCGAGCGCCTCGGCCTTCGACAGGAAGTAGATGCCGAGCGGCGCCTTGATCTGCGGCGTGGAGGTGGCTGGGCTATCCGCCGCACGCAGCGTATCCTGGTCGTCGAGCTGGCCGATCTGCCGCCCGGAGAGATCGAAGACGCGGATCTTGTAGTTACCGACATCCGCGACATAGATCCGCGCCGTGGCAGGGTTGCTGGTCAGGGTGTCCTGATCGTAGGTGACGGTGGTGGGCGTGTTGAACTGGTAGCGCTGGTGGACGACTTCTGCGGCCAGCTCCGCCGACCGATCTTCGTCCCCAAAGGTGGCGAATCCCGTGGCGGTGGCGGTCGGGTGGGCACCCGGCAGCACAAATCTGCCAACCAGCATGAGGGCGAGGAAGACATACGCGTGGATGCGGCCTGCATACTGGAGTCGAGGCATGCAGCTCCTCCTTCAGCAAACGCGAGCGAAGTAACCGAGTAGATGGAGGGCCGGGCGGTTCTGCACAGCGGCGCACCTCGCGCACCTGGGGAGCAAGCAGGTAACGCGGACAGGAGTACTGGTGCAGCCGGACGACGAGCGATGCCTCAGTGGGACATCACAGGGTTCGGGTATCCGCTTCATCGCGCATGCACCTCCTGCTTGGTTGCGTCCGCCGGCAACGGCAATAATCACATGATCACCCTAGCGCCGGACGGTTACAACAAAGTTACAGGGAGCATGGCCCACCATCTAGGAGGCGGCTCCATCCAGCGCAAGAAAGCCCATGATGGCCTTGACAATCGCCCTCGCACCTGGACCGTAGAGCATGGTCATGTGGTTGCCCGGCACGCGCAGGTAGCGCCCATCGGCCAGCAGCGCGACCGTCGCGTGCGCATCGGCTTCGCTCAGCAACGGCGGCGCGCCCGGCGGGCCATACGGCCCCGGCGCGTTGATCAGCAGCACCGGCTGACGGACCGCGCGCACGATCGCCGACCAATCTTGCGCCAGCACGTCCTCGATCACCGCCGCAATTGCCGCGGGGCGGGGCCGGGGTTCGACGCTGCCGTCGGCCTGCCGTCTCACGTCGGCGCGGTAGTAGCTTTCCAGCAGGGGATCCCACCAGCCACCCCAGTAGGGCGCGGCACGCAGCGTCGCCAGGTAGGCCTCAAAGGATGGGTAGCGTTGGCCCAGACGCGCCAGCGCCGGCTGGAG includes:
- a CDS encoding long-chain-fatty-acid--CoA ligase — its product is MYGIGFWLQRHAELHPRRIALTTPERNYSYGDLNRAANQAAHGLRALGLREGDRIGILALNDPRFLTLLFAAGKLGVVVVALNYRLSVPELAYQIADSGVGVLFVGEEQAEMIDALREQTGVERVFVLSDAARAHARAYHELIAGQPDDEPDAPLPWDRPLLMVYTSGTTGKPKGAVLTHANQFWNAINDIVPLRLTADDVAITLLPLVHVGGIGLFTLPILLLGGRVVLPRRFEPEEALRLIERERVTVVMGVPAIFQMLLASPRFDATDLSSVRFFYNGGDRCPLEVVEAFKRRGLAFGGGYGLTETSPTAFMMEPEDFARGTTRLGFIGKPALFTEAQLRTPDGHRAAPGEVGEIWVRGPNVFGGYWQQPEATAQAFAEGWFRTGDLAVQDEDGLTYVVGRSKEMFKSGGLNVYPAEVEAVLSQHPAVREVCVIGVPDPQWNEVGRAIVALQPGAQATAEELLAWCDGKLARYKIPRSVVFVEALPRNTLGKINRGDLQQQYGAPNAGGSYAA
- a CDS encoding NHL repeat-containing protein, with product MPRLQYAGRIHAYVFLALMLVGRFVLPGAHPTATATGFATFGDEDRSAELAAEVVHQRYQFNTPTTVTYDQDTLTSNPATARIYVADVGNYKIRVFDLSGRQIGQLDDQDTLRAADSPATSTPQIKAPLGIYFLSKAEALDDRLAGLYVNDIGSHRIHFYRTDSSNPDTFYYVNSFGQEGSGGGTDLKLPRNLVVTPSGFAYVSDEFNHRVKGFRLDPHTYTAQLVTTLGWTDASGNYVPAGPIIRGVDKNYGTDSTMYDDYVGAPDKLHGFRIPQGLTYWRSPDGTREYLFVCDNGNNRIKIYEINQSSGALTLVDMLGYFKSGSSADHLKRPRGVRTDRRGNLYVADTFNGRILKFPNLASSGSGTVRYRASLSSDATVSWAYGRLGIHQVEMRTPATALTEDAAFQLPNDIVPLQTASGTWYTEDVWAWGTFYSGAPVVLVSDSGNHRIKKCWIAPDHSRILRCSVSETVGGAPHHEFWGHPRTLSGQLHAVGGMRLLPSTGTQSNVLLVSDTPNTRINMYGSTGQYLGLFSGSTIGYGVTGLDVYQPTVGGNPYEVGVLVASDASLPYPYTGDSSLRIYDEAGSYDSVYNLTYRTSGRSVPAIAFTNDNYPVAVDIRLENSSNAIFGVYVTSHLGYVWKFAYNRSARTLSVAWVKGGPDTTKGSDSGANWSLGVNFFKEGAAGTFDQIQDVVAHGDRVYVVDRRNQRIQVLNSSTGAYIGKIGEGGGTYDHPASINATEFFLPVGVDYDAANGDLLVGDGFNMIARAYDNPAASVPDSTGQIKPPFLGYWLDPHLGTRPGGLFSAEHVTSGNGKIFINALISNRITAFDYNARTPAP
- a CDS encoding alpha/beta fold hydrolase; amino-acid sequence: MHTARFLHTNGLRLHLLDYGGDGPPLLLLHGLTANAHAFDGLLAAGLGTRFRVLAPDLRGRGASDDDDSYTLADHAADVLALLDALRLARVALVGHSFGGLLAYYLAATHPQRVRCIVALDAAIAAADPRVRDQLQPALARLGQRYPSFEAYLATLRAAPYWGGWWDPLLESYYRADVRRQADGSVEPRPRPAAIAAVIEDVLAQDWSAIVRAVRQPVLLINAPGPYGPPGAPPLLSEADAHATVALLADGRYLRVPGNHMTMLYGPGARAIVKAIMGFLALDGAAS